In the genome of Gemmatimonadota bacterium, one region contains:
- a CDS encoding APC family permease — MSGPKLERLIGVRALALMLVSVTVGAGIFGLPALAAKELGAAAVLAYLVCALVMALVGLSLAEAGSRVPHTGGLYAIADAAFGRFAGAFVGMLLFTANGAFADAAVGALFADTMAQLFPFFAGTVPRIGLLLLVYFAATALNVRGVRNGVAAVQISTAIKLLPLVALVALGLFHVKGENLHWTSVPGIVAVGRTSVLLIFAFVGIEGALNVAGEVVRPSRTIPRGIFFGIGGVTLLYLGLQFVAQGVLGPALATSTGSPLADTATAMIGGIGGTLVLAAIALATGAFIFADILSQPRVMVALGEDGLLPAAMGRIDPVRRTPANAIICYALLSLALALSGTFSVLALVSASGTLMIYLVCALGVIPLRRKGIRAEEEPFVLPGGPVIPVLAGVAIVALLISLTSGELLAIGAVAAACAIPYFIRRQRLGS; from the coding sequence GTGAGCGGCCCGAAGCTCGAACGTCTCATCGGCGTTCGGGCTCTCGCCCTGATGCTGGTAAGCGTGACGGTGGGAGCCGGCATCTTCGGATTGCCGGCTCTTGCTGCGAAGGAGCTTGGCGCCGCCGCGGTCCTCGCGTACCTCGTCTGCGCGCTGGTGATGGCACTCGTGGGGCTCTCGCTCGCCGAGGCTGGGAGCAGGGTGCCGCACACCGGTGGCCTCTACGCCATCGCCGACGCTGCCTTCGGCCGCTTCGCCGGAGCGTTCGTGGGCATGCTCCTCTTCACTGCGAACGGGGCGTTTGCCGACGCGGCAGTAGGCGCCCTCTTCGCCGATACGATGGCGCAGCTCTTCCCGTTCTTCGCCGGCACCGTGCCGCGGATCGGATTGCTGCTGCTGGTCTACTTCGCCGCGACGGCGCTCAATGTGCGCGGTGTCCGCAACGGGGTTGCGGCCGTCCAGATCAGCACGGCGATCAAGCTGCTGCCGCTCGTGGCCCTCGTGGCACTCGGCCTCTTTCACGTGAAGGGCGAGAATCTGCATTGGACGTCCGTGCCGGGCATCGTTGCCGTGGGGCGGACATCGGTGCTGCTCATCTTCGCCTTCGTCGGAATCGAGGGAGCGCTCAATGTCGCGGGCGAGGTGGTTCGCCCCTCCCGCACGATTCCGCGCGGGATCTTCTTCGGCATCGGCGGTGTGACCCTGCTCTATCTCGGCTTGCAGTTCGTCGCGCAGGGTGTGCTCGGTCCGGCGCTCGCTACGTCGACGGGCTCGCCGCTTGCCGATACCGCCACCGCGATGATTGGCGGTATCGGCGGAACGCTGGTGCTGGCAGCGATCGCCCTGGCGACCGGCGCCTTCATCTTCGCTGACATCCTCTCGCAGCCGCGAGTCATGGTAGCCCTGGGCGAAGACGGTCTGCTCCCCGCCGCGATGGGCAGGATCGACCCCGTCCGCCGGACGCCCGCAAACGCGATCATCTGCTACGCCCTCCTTTCGCTCGCCCTGGCGCTTTCGGGGACCTTCTCGGTGCTCGCCCTCGTCTCGGCGTCGGGCACGCTGATGATTTACCTGGTCTGCGCACTGGGCGTGATCCCGCTCCGGCGGAAGGGGATCCGGGCCGAGGAGGAGCCGTTCGTGCTGCCCGGCGGGCCGGTGATTCCCGTACTAGCCGGGGTGGCAATCGTCGCCCTGCTGATCTCGCTCACCAGTGGCGAACTCCTTGCCATTGGGGCAGTTGCTGCGGCCTGCGCCATCCCCTACTTCATCCGCAGGCAGCGGCTCGGTAGTTGA
- the thrS gene encoding threonine--tRNA ligase — protein sequence MATTTDGQIRVTLPDGSVRELATGTTGMELAAQIGAGLARASVAIRVNGEIQDLGRPLVDGATVAILTERDAESLPVLRHSAAHILATAVRELFPEAGIGFGPSIEEGFYYDFAVPRPFTPEDLEAIEQRMSAVVEADYPFTREVVSRDEANKRFADDPLKLERISELGPDETITVYTDGPFVDLCRGPHIPSTAKLKHFKLLTGAGAYWRGDSNRQMLQRIYGTAFFKKDELAQHLTRLDEAKKRDHRVLGKQMDLFMFHPFAPGAAFWTDRGSALMNELIKFMRELQRDGYQEVRTPLLFNKALWEMSGHWGKYKENMFLVLDNETGEHDFSLKPMNCPSHYLLYQAKKHSYRDLPLRYTTYDVLHRNEVSGALSGLTRVRQFQQDDCHIFLMERHIQAEVHRLVQFIMKYYETFGLKATLKFATRPEQRIGSDQMWDEAERALRHALEATGMAYEMKPGDGAFYGPKIDFDVEDAIGRKWQLGTIQLDYAAPERFDLNYVGDDNSEHRPVIIHRAVNGSFERFIAILIEHFAGAFPLWLAPEQVRIIPISDTQQAAAEAATARLRDMGIRAHLDDRHETLNYRIREGELAKVPYMAVIGQREADSASLAVRVRGAGNKQEVVSLDDFAARLAEQVRSRSLVP from the coding sequence ATGGCGACCACCACGGACGGCCAGATTCGAGTCACCCTTCCTGATGGATCCGTTCGCGAGCTGGCGACCGGGACTACCGGGATGGAACTCGCCGCCCAGATCGGCGCCGGCCTCGCCCGCGCGTCCGTGGCGATCCGGGTCAACGGCGAGATCCAGGATCTGGGTCGTCCGCTCGTTGACGGTGCCACGGTGGCGATCCTCACCGAGCGCGATGCCGAGTCGCTGCCGGTGCTGCGGCACTCGGCGGCCCACATCCTCGCGACGGCGGTCCGGGAGCTCTTTCCCGAGGCCGGGATCGGCTTCGGCCCTTCCATCGAGGAGGGCTTCTATTACGACTTCGCCGTGCCGCGGCCGTTCACGCCCGAAGACCTCGAGGCAATCGAGCAGCGGATGAGCGCGGTGGTCGAGGCCGACTATCCCTTTACCCGCGAAGTGGTGTCGCGCGACGAAGCGAACAAGCGCTTCGCCGACGATCCCCTCAAGCTCGAGCGTATCTCCGAACTCGGTCCCGACGAGACCATCACCGTCTACACCGACGGGCCATTTGTCGACCTCTGCCGCGGCCCGCACATCCCGAGCACGGCGAAGCTCAAGCACTTCAAGCTGCTCACGGGTGCCGGCGCCTATTGGCGGGGCGACTCCAACCGCCAGATGCTGCAGCGGATCTATGGCACCGCCTTCTTCAAGAAGGACGAGCTGGCGCAGCACCTCACCCGACTCGACGAGGCGAAGAAGCGCGACCATCGAGTGCTCGGCAAGCAGATGGACCTCTTCATGTTCCATCCGTTCGCGCCGGGTGCGGCCTTCTGGACCGATCGCGGCAGCGCACTGATGAACGAGCTGATCAAGTTCATGCGCGAGCTGCAGCGCGATGGCTACCAGGAAGTGCGCACGCCACTCCTCTTCAACAAGGCGCTCTGGGAGATGTCGGGGCATTGGGGGAAGTACAAGGAGAACATGTTCCTGGTCCTCGACAACGAGACTGGCGAGCACGATTTCTCGCTCAAGCCGATGAACTGCCCGTCGCACTACCTGCTCTACCAGGCGAAGAAGCACTCGTATCGCGACCTGCCGCTGCGCTACACGACCTACGACGTGTTGCACCGAAACGAGGTCTCCGGTGCACTCTCGGGGCTGACGCGGGTGCGCCAGTTCCAGCAGGATGACTGCCATATCTTCCTGATGGAACGGCACATCCAGGCCGAGGTACACCGCCTGGTGCAGTTCATCATGAAGTACTATGAGACGTTCGGGCTCAAGGCGACGCTGAAGTTCGCGACCCGTCCGGAGCAGCGGATCGGCAGCGACCAGATGTGGGACGAGGCCGAGCGTGCCCTGCGGCACGCGCTCGAGGCCACCGGGATGGCGTACGAGATGAAGCCGGGCGACGGCGCCTTCTACGGCCCGAAGATCGACTTCGATGTTGAAGATGCCATCGGCCGGAAGTGGCAGCTCGGCACCATTCAGCTCGACTACGCCGCGCCAGAGCGCTTCGATCTCAATTACGTCGGCGACGACAACTCCGAGCATCGGCCGGTGATCATCCATCGCGCGGTGAATGGCTCGTTCGAGCGGTTCATTGCGATCCTGATCGAGCACTTCGCCGGCGCCTTCCCGCTCTGGCTCGCGCCGGAGCAGGTGCGCATCATCCCCATCAGCGACACGCAGCAGGCAGCGGCCGAGGCGGCCACGGCACGCTTGCGCGATATGGGAATCAGGGCGCACCTTGATGATCGCCACGAGACACTCAACTACCGCATTCGTGAAGGGGAGCTCGCCAAGGTGCCCTATATGGCCGTGATCGGACAGCGCGAAGCCGACAGCGCGAGTCTCGCCGTGCGGGTGCGCGGGGCAGGGAACAAGCAGGAGGTCGTCTCGCTCGACGACTTTGCGGCGCGCCTGGCCGAACAGGTACGGAGCCGGTCGTTGGTTCCGTGA